The following coding sequences are from one Melospiza melodia melodia isolate bMelMel2 chromosome 2, bMelMel2.pri, whole genome shotgun sequence window:
- the KPNA3 gene encoding importin subunit alpha-4, with translation MAENAAATGLESHRIKSFKNKGRDAETMRRHRNEVTIELRKNKRDEHLLKKRNVPQEESLEDSDVDADFKAQNVTLEAILQNATSDNPVIQLSAVQAARKLLSSDRNPPIDDLIKSGILPILVKCLERDDNPSLQFEAAWALTNIASGTSAQTQAVVQSNAVPLFLRLLHSPHQNVCEQAVWALGNIIGDGPQCRDYVISLGVVKPLLSFINPSIPITFLRNVTWVIVNLCRNKDPPPPMETVQEILPALCVLIYHTDINILVDTVWALSYLTDGGNEQIQMVIDSGVVPFLVPLLSHQEVKVQTAALRAVGNIVTGTDEQTQVVLNCDVLSYFPHLLTHPKEKINKEAVWFLSNITAGNQQQVQAVIDAGLIPMIIHQLAKGDFGTQKEAAWAISNLTISGRKDQVEYLVQQNVIPPFCNLLSVKDSQVVQVVLDGLKNILIMAGDEASTIAEIIEECGGLEKIEALQQHENEDIYKLAFEIIDQYFSGDDIDEDPSLIPEATQGGTYNFDPTANLQTKEFNF, from the exons actaTGAGAAGACACAGAAATGAAGTTACAATTGAATTGCGGAAG AACAAAAGAGATGAACATcttttgaaaaaaagaaatgttCCTCAAGAGGAAAGCTTAGAAGATTCTGATGTTGATGCTGACTTCAAAGCA caaAATGTAACACTAGAAGCTATACTGCAG aatgccaCAAGTGACAACCCAGTGATCCAACTGAGCGCTGTCCAAGCTGCAAG AAAACTCCTATCCAGTGACAGAAATCCACCTATTGATGACTTAATAAAATCTGGAATTTTACCAATTCTGGTAAAATGCCTAGAAAGGGATGATAA TCCTTCATTACAATTTGAAGCTGCATGGGCATTGACTAACATAGCATCAGGCACTTCTGCACAGACTCAAGCTGTTGTACAGTCAA ATGCAGTACCCCTGTTCTTGAGACTACTTCATTCACCACACCAGAATGTTTGTGAGCAAGCTGTCTGGGCTCTTGGAAATATTATAG GTGATGGTCCTCAGTGTAGAGATTATGTCATATCACTGGGAGTTGTCAAACCTCTTCTGTCCTTCATCAATCCCTCCATTCCCATCACCTTCCTTCGGAACGTCACATGGGTCAttgtaaatctctgcaggaaTAAGGACCCCCCACCGCCTATGGAGACAGTTCAGGAG ATTTTGCCAGCATTGTGTGTTCTCATTTACCATACAGATATAAAC ATACTTGTGGACACTGTTTGGGCTTTGTCCTACTTAACAGATGGTGGAAATGAACAGATACAAATGGTGATTGATTCGGGAGTTGTACCTTTTCTAGTTCCCCTTCTGAGTCATCAGGAGGTTAAAGTTCAA ACAGCAGCACTGAGAGCAGTAGGCAACATAGTAACTGGTACTGATGAGCAGACACAAGTTGTTCTCAATTGTGATGTTTTGTCTTATTTCCCACATCTCCTGACGCATCCAAAAGAGAAGATAAACAAG GAAGCAGTTTGGTTCCTTTCCAATATCACAGCAGGAAACCAGCAACAAGTTCAGGCTGTAATAGATGCTGGGCTAATCCCCATGATCATACACCAGCTGGCTAAG gggGACTTCGGGACACAAAAGGAAGCTGCTTGGGCAATTAGCAATTTGACAATAAGTGGGAGAAAAGATCAG GTTGAATACCTTGTACAACAAAATGTAATCCCACCGTTCTGCAATCTACTCTCAGTAAAGGATTCTCAAGTGGTGCAGGTGGTGCTGGATGGCCTGAAAAACATCCTGATAATGGCTGGTGATGAGGCTAGCACAATAGCTGAAATCATAGAAGAGTGTGGAG GATTAGAGAAAATTGAAGCCTTGCAACAGCACGAGAATGAAGACATTTATAAACTAGCATTTGAAATTATAGATCAATATTTCTCTGGTGATGAT ATTGATGAAGACCCCAGTCTCATTCCTGAAGCCACTCAAGGAGGTACTTACAACTTCGACCCAACGGCCAACCTTCAAACaaaagaatttaatttttaa